From the genome of Candidatus Dormiibacterota bacterium:
AGATGACCGCGGCCGGCTCGCCCGACGAGATCTCATCCGCAAGCCAGGACGGCTCCTCCCCCCGCCCCGAGTCGCGCAGGAACGAGTAGATGTTGACGAGCCCGGGGCCCGAGAGGACCCGCTCCCAGCTCACCTGCTCGTAGCGCCGGATGAGGTGCCGCAGGAGGTCGATCTCGATCTCGTCAGACGGGGCGAAGCTCGCGTGTTCCCCTTCTGTCGCGAAGGGACGGTGGCGCCGGCCGTCCCAGTAGAGCCCGGCCTCGCCGAGACCGGTGCCGGCCGCGATGAGCGCCCTGTGACCGGCCGCGTCGGGAGCCCCCTCCTGCAGGACGACGATCTCGTCGGGGCGCAGCCAGGGAAGACCGTGAGCGCTCGCCTCCAGATCGTTCAGGAGCGCCACGAAGGACAGGCGCAGATCCCGCGCCAGATCGCGGGAGTCGACGATCCACGCCAGGTTGGTGGTCGAGGAGCGCCCGTCCTTGACGGGACCGGCCACTCCGAAGCAGGCGCTGGTGATCGAGGCGTTCGCCCCCCGGACGAACTGCGAAGCGATCGCCTCGAGACCGGGATAATCGTGGCTGGCGTAGATCTGCTCGGCGATCGGGTAGGATCGTTCGGGTGTGCCGTCGAACAGCGCCAGCCGTGTGTTCGTCGCCCCGATGTCGCCCGCGAGGATCACGCGCCCCTCAGGTCTTGCCGGCCTTCTTCCTGAGCGCGCCGTACGAAGCGTCCGCCCGGGGCCCGCGACCCTCGGGGAAGCCGAGATGCCGCCAGCCGGGGGCGACGATGTTTCCCAGGGCGTCGGTCATTC
Proteins encoded in this window:
- the glk gene encoding glucokinase — encoded protein: MILAGDIGATNTRLALFDGTPERSYPIAEQIYASHDYPGLEAIASQFVRGANASITSACFGVAGPVKDGRSSTTNLAWIVDSRDLARDLRLSFVALLNDLEASAHGLPWLRPDEIVVLQEGAPDAAGHRALIAAGTGLGEAGLYWDGRRHRPFATEGEHASFAPSDEIEIDLLRHLIRRYEQVSWERVLSGPGLVNIYSFLRDSGRGEEPSWLADEISSGEPAAVISTVALAGRSRLCSDALDLFVTLYGAETGNLALKVMATGGVYVGGGIAPKILTRLRGPAFVKAFVAKGRMRPLLEAMPLRVVLNDSLALLGAARYAASEAPAD